In one window of Acidobacteriota bacterium DNA:
- a CDS encoding IS110 family transposase, with amino-acid sequence AIIATARKFLGVIYRTLKNKWVFADFPHFVLAEG; translated from the coding sequence AGCGATTATCGCGACGGCGCGCAAGTTCCTGGGGGTGATCTACCGGACGCTGAAGAACAAATGGGTGTTCGCAGACTTCCCCCATTTCGTCCTCGCCGAGGGCTAA